Part of the Candidatus Parvarchaeota archaeon genome is shown below.
GTATTCCACGGAAGGGCAAAGTGCACTGCAAAAAACCCCAAATGCCCAAGCTGCCCGCTTGGGAAAATCTGCCCAAGTGCAAAGCAATTCAGCTAATTGGCTTATTTTGAGAATACGTCAACAAAAGTCCTGCAAAAATGCTCCTTTGCGGCCTTGAGGCCCCGCCTTCCCAAGGGGGTGAGACTGTAGACAATGTTCTTCCCCTCTTTTGCCTCCCTGACAAGCCCCTCGTCGCTAAGCCCCCTGAGGGCCGGATAAATTGTGCCTGGTGACGGCTTAGAGCCCTTGCGCTTTTCAAGCTCCTTTGCTATCTGCTGGCCGTGCATCGGTTTTTTTGAAAGCAGGAAGAGGATGAGAAAGGAGAGCATCCCCCTCAT
Proteins encoded:
- a CDS encoding PadR family transcriptional regulator, with product MRGMLSFLILFLLSKKPMHGQQIAKELEKRKGSKPSPGTIYPALRGLSDEGLVREAKEGKNIVYSLTPLGRRGLKAAKEHFCRTFVDVFSK